Proteins co-encoded in one Kribbella qitaiheensis genomic window:
- a CDS encoding amidase: MTEDAADLSLVEILGQLAERKLSAYELVTDCLRRIARLEPTVQAFVTRTPQLALTAARRADQARMDGTEVGTLAGVPVAVKDLFLTRHVLTTAGSKVLAKFVPRENAAAWQLLSTAGAGLLGKTTTHEFAYGTASSPTRNPWDSTRTPGGSSGGSAAALASRMAPVAIGTDTAGSLRIPAAACGVSTLRAGSGRISRYGVIPLSPTFDVTGPMARRMLDVSLLMRVLAGYDARDPGSLDLPVVDYPSEPPTDLDGVRIGLPIEMSWKEVDEGIAEVCRVALSQLVARGAVLVEIGTPAIAAEVLKESVGVFDTINKVEALEIHDPLMPHSRHLYTPQVRRRVQMGEKVSAESYEKALLLRTRWESKWRQIMADHRLDAVAHPAIDAPPPLIDAGRGPVGPDIRLSVPWSVAGFAALSVPAGFDAHGLPVGLSLAGLPEREGALLGLGIVIDEELETWRLRPPGLPRADWGDGVD, from the coding sequence GTGACCGAAGACGCCGCGGACCTGAGCCTGGTCGAGATTCTCGGTCAGCTGGCGGAACGTAAACTTTCGGCGTACGAACTTGTCACCGATTGCCTGCGCAGGATTGCCCGGCTCGAGCCGACCGTCCAGGCATTCGTCACCAGGACGCCGCAGCTGGCGCTGACGGCGGCGCGCCGCGCGGATCAGGCGCGGATGGACGGTACGGAGGTCGGCACCCTGGCCGGCGTACCGGTCGCTGTGAAGGATCTCTTCCTTACCCGCCATGTGCTCACCACCGCGGGGAGCAAGGTGCTTGCCAAGTTTGTGCCGCGGGAGAACGCGGCTGCGTGGCAGCTGCTTTCGACCGCCGGCGCCGGGTTGCTCGGGAAGACCACGACGCATGAGTTCGCCTATGGCACCGCATCGTCGCCGACCAGGAATCCGTGGGACTCCACCAGGACGCCTGGCGGCTCCTCAGGTGGATCGGCGGCCGCGTTGGCCAGCAGGATGGCGCCTGTGGCCATTGGCACCGATACCGCGGGTTCGCTGCGGATCCCGGCTGCTGCCTGTGGCGTATCCACGCTGCGTGCTGGCAGCGGGCGTATTTCGCGGTACGGCGTGATTCCGCTTAGTCCTACCTTTGATGTGACTGGGCCGATGGCGCGGCGGATGCTTGATGTGTCGTTGTTGATGCGGGTGCTTGCGGGGTACGACGCTCGCGATCCTGGGAGTCTCGATCTTCCGGTGGTCGACTATCCGTCCGAGCCGCCGACGGATCTTGACGGGGTCCGGATCGGGCTGCCGATCGAGATGTCCTGGAAGGAAGTGGACGAGGGCATCGCAGAGGTTTGCCGGGTTGCGTTGAGTCAGTTGGTCGCTCGTGGGGCCGTTTTGGTCGAGATCGGTACGCCGGCCATTGCGGCCGAGGTGTTGAAGGAGTCGGTTGGTGTCTTCGACACGATCAACAAGGTGGAGGCGCTGGAGATCCACGATCCGCTCATGCCGCACAGCCGGCACCTGTACACGCCGCAGGTACGTCGTCGGGTTCAGATGGGCGAGAAGGTCAGTGCTGAGAGCTATGAGAAGGCGCTGCTGCTTCGGACCCGATGGGAGAGCAAGTGGCGGCAGATCATGGCGGACCATCGGCTCGATGCCGTCGCACATCCGGCCATCGACGCGCCGCCGCCGTTGATCGATGCCGGCCGCGGGCCGGTCGGCCCGGACATTCGGTTGTCGGTGCCGTGGTCCGTGGCCGGGTTTGCTGCCCTCAGCGTGCCGGCCGGCTTCGATGCGCACGGTCTGCCGGTCGGGTTGTCGTTGGCCGGGTTACCCGAGCGGGAGGGCGCACTGCTCGGCCTCGGCATCGTGATCGACGAAGAACTGGAGACCTGGCGCCTCAGACCGCCAGGTCTACCAAGGGCGGACTGGGGCGATGGGGTCGACTGA
- a CDS encoding PfkB family carbohydrate kinase, which yields MSRRRWPRPRLGLEVTLVAAVADDRFGQDIIHYLRDEEVNTSLIKMIPRARTPFTGVIEMELGDSIAVNWRNQMEVHLDTRDIEGLSDELIDCDAVLVTFEVPRETVQRTLEVVHSAEQDRPLVIVTPGQPYPDDDISRHSLAQIDYMVAHAWELGRYSPPGQDRFDPDPVARHLLAYGVETLCILGNGGCTVYSDTELQTFSVPSFPSIYKESSAARDAFCAALAAQLIDHKREFSEQLALWATAAMACATADFPLSNSMPDRRRVDALLSRSRFIVKPQ from the coding sequence GTGTCTCGCAGGCGGTGGCCGCGGCCCCGGCTCGGCCTGGAGGTCACTCTGGTCGCTGCCGTCGCCGACGACCGTTTTGGTCAGGACATCATTCACTACTTGCGCGACGAGGAGGTCAACACGTCGCTGATCAAGATGATCCCGCGGGCGCGGACTCCCTTCACCGGTGTCATAGAGATGGAACTCGGCGACAGCATCGCGGTCAACTGGCGCAATCAGATGGAAGTACATCTCGACACCCGCGACATCGAGGGCCTGTCCGATGAACTCATCGACTGCGACGCCGTCTTGGTCACCTTTGAGGTCCCCCGCGAGACCGTTCAGCGCACGCTCGAAGTGGTTCATTCAGCCGAGCAGGACCGGCCACTCGTCATCGTCACGCCCGGCCAGCCGTATCCGGACGACGACATCTCCCGCCATTCCCTGGCCCAGATCGACTACATGGTGGCCCACGCCTGGGAACTCGGCCGCTACTCCCCACCTGGTCAGGACAGGTTCGATCCGGACCCGGTCGCACGCCATCTCCTCGCCTACGGAGTAGAAACCCTCTGCATCCTCGGCAACGGCGGCTGCACCGTGTACTCCGACACCGAACTCCAGACGTTCAGCGTGCCGAGCTTCCCGTCGATCTACAAAGAGTCGTCAGCAGCCCGCGACGCCTTCTGCGCAGCCCTGGCTGCCCAGCTGATCGACCACAAGCGCGAATTCTCCGAGCAACTAGCTCTCTGGGCAACCGCCGCGATGGCCTGCGCTACCGCCGACTTCCCGCTCTCCAACTCCATGCCCGACCGCCGCCGGGTAGACGCCCTACTCAGCCGCTCCCGCTTCATCGTCAAACCCCAGTAG
- a CDS encoding PfkB family carbohydrate kinase yields MVDDFDAAESSDGQILTHALLKLRMRDGLVPARLHADRRGQAASLLRLPAAQGDAEAAVNVVGGAVRRMTNGTHQVVADATLALGLFADSYAANGVPAKVIQDLRSDTLGRRRLALLNHWHRLHEALSFTAGPPPSDRTLRETVELRVLRELAYALVSPQPTDPTTTAPLDEPDSEPAAPKYGRVIVVGGAVMDATFRTKMIPAHETSGFAHDFQLMPGGKGLWQAVAAAKLGLEVSLVAAIGDDRFGREIIDYLKAENVDTSLLKIVRGARTPFTGVVELDLGDSIALIWRNDQVVKLDTNDVDTNAEEIAACDALLLTFEIPRETTQRTLTLAHADADTGRRPLIIVTSGQPDPNEGISRASLQLIDYFVSHAWELDKYSPPDLLRFNPDRVGEHLLSRGIETLCLLGNGGGTIYSDTAAGTFRLSSVFSLYKESSTARDAFCAALVAKLLENNRTLTQPVARWATAAMAYAAESFGTLNSLPTRPQIEQRLQTLS; encoded by the coding sequence TCCGACGGCCAGATCCTGACCCACGCACTCCTGAAACTCAGAATGCGCGACGGTCTGGTTCCAGCCCGCCTACACGCAGATCGCCGCGGTCAGGCCGCATCTCTCCTCCGCCTCCCGGCCGCGCAGGGCGACGCCGAGGCGGCGGTGAACGTCGTGGGTGGCGCCGTCCGCCGGATGACCAACGGCACCCACCAGGTCGTCGCCGACGCGACCCTCGCTCTCGGCCTGTTCGCCGACTCGTACGCAGCCAACGGCGTACCGGCCAAGGTGATCCAGGACCTCCGCTCCGACACCCTCGGCCGCCGCCGCCTCGCTCTGCTGAATCATTGGCATCGATTGCACGAAGCTCTCAGCTTCACCGCCGGCCCCCCACCGAGCGACCGTACCCTCCGCGAAACAGTAGAACTCCGCGTACTACGCGAACTCGCCTACGCGTTGGTCAGCCCCCAACCGACCGATCCGACAACCACCGCTCCGCTCGACGAGCCCGATTCCGAGCCGGCCGCCCCGAAGTACGGCCGGGTGATAGTCGTCGGCGGCGCCGTCATGGATGCGACCTTCCGGACCAAGATGATCCCAGCGCACGAGACCTCCGGCTTCGCTCATGACTTCCAACTGATGCCCGGAGGCAAGGGCCTCTGGCAGGCAGTCGCCGCCGCCAAGCTCGGACTCGAGGTGTCCCTGGTCGCCGCGATCGGCGACGACCGCTTCGGCCGGGAGATTATTGACTATCTCAAAGCCGAGAACGTCGACACATCGCTGCTGAAGATCGTCCGCGGCGCGCGAACCCCGTTCACCGGCGTCGTCGAACTGGACCTCGGCGACAGCATCGCGCTGATCTGGCGCAATGATCAAGTCGTGAAACTCGACACCAACGACGTCGATACGAACGCCGAGGAGATCGCGGCCTGCGACGCCCTGCTGCTTACCTTCGAGATCCCCCGCGAGACCACCCAGCGAACCCTCACCTTGGCCCACGCCGACGCAGACACCGGTCGCCGCCCGCTGATCATCGTCACGTCCGGCCAGCCCGACCCCAATGAGGGCATCTCCAGAGCCTCACTCCAACTGATCGACTACTTCGTCTCGCACGCCTGGGAGCTCGACAAGTACAGTCCGCCCGATCTGCTGCGATTCAACCCAGACCGAGTCGGCGAACACCTCCTCTCCCGCGGCATCGAAACCCTCTGCCTTCTCGGCAACGGCGGCGGCACCATCTACTCGGACACCGCCGCCGGCACCTTCCGCCTCTCCAGCGTCTTCTCTCTATACAAAGAGTCCTCCACGGCCAGAGACGCTTTCTGTGCAGCCCTGGTAGCCAAACTCCTCGAGAACAACCGCACCCTCACCCAGCCAGTCGCCCGCTGGGCCACCGCCGCCATGGCCTACGCCGCCGAATCCTTCGGCACCCTCAACTCCCTCCCTACCCGCCCCCAAATAGAGCAACGCCTCCAAACCCTCTCGTGA